The Aeromicrobium yanjiei genome includes a region encoding these proteins:
- the ruvX gene encoding Holliday junction resolvase RuvX, whose protein sequence is MDVGDVRIGIAVSDPDGILATPVETVAAGPGAIPRIAELVAELDVLECVVGLPMGLSGREGPAATKVRAFCAKLLPAISPVPIRLFDERMTTTSAHSLLRQGGRSSRTTRGIIDQAAATVILQTALDSERTRGSAPGEST, encoded by the coding sequence GTGGACGTCGGTGACGTCCGGATCGGCATCGCGGTGAGCGATCCGGACGGGATCCTGGCGACGCCCGTCGAGACCGTGGCGGCCGGGCCCGGCGCGATCCCGCGGATCGCCGAGCTCGTCGCGGAGCTCGACGTCCTCGAGTGCGTCGTGGGCCTGCCGATGGGGCTGTCGGGCCGTGAGGGGCCTGCGGCGACCAAGGTGCGGGCGTTCTGCGCAAAGCTGCTCCCGGCCATCTCGCCGGTCCCGATCCGGCTGTTCGACGAGCGGATGACGACCACCAGCGCCCACAGCCTGCTGCGCCAGGGCGGGCGCTCGTCCCGCACCACGCGGGGCATCATCGACCAGGCTGCCGCTACGGTGATCCTCCAAACGGCATTGGACTCCGAACGGACCCGTGGCTCTGCACCGGGCGAGAGCACATGA
- the mltG gene encoding endolytic transglycosylase MltG: MSDSGLDLMTDGQAQQPPGPGRRRASSPPRKPWGRRLVALVVVVALLLAAWFGYQKISDMMSGPEDYVGQGTGKVTVQIPSGAGGQQIATILKDAGVVKSAEAFYQLAIKDSRFQSVQAGYFSLRKKMSAEAALVALIDKGNRVEGKVTIPEGARVGQIVELIAANSEIKEKDLLAALDKPETLGLPDVANLNPEGYLFPATYEIPPGTSATDLLKQMVAKTLDVAKSLDIGTRARALGLTGEEVLTVASILEYEANNEEDYAKVARVLYNRIDQGMPLQLDSTVSYVSKRKGDVFTTPEERADPSKYNTYQNAGLPPGPIGSPGEKTIEAALNPAEGSWLFFVAVNLETGETVFSDTFGEHNKAVAQLQEYCKTAPEGVCG, from the coding sequence ATGAGTGACAGTGGACTTGACCTGATGACGGACGGCCAGGCACAGCAGCCACCCGGCCCCGGCCGCCGACGCGCGAGCAGCCCTCCCCGCAAGCCGTGGGGCCGCCGCCTCGTGGCGCTCGTGGTGGTCGTCGCGCTCCTGCTCGCCGCGTGGTTCGGCTACCAGAAGATCTCGGACATGATGAGCGGTCCCGAGGACTACGTGGGCCAGGGCACGGGCAAGGTCACCGTTCAGATCCCGTCGGGAGCCGGCGGCCAGCAGATCGCGACCATCCTCAAGGACGCCGGCGTGGTCAAGAGCGCCGAGGCGTTCTACCAGCTCGCGATCAAGGACTCCCGCTTCCAGTCGGTGCAGGCGGGCTACTTCTCCCTGCGCAAGAAGATGTCCGCCGAGGCCGCGCTGGTGGCCCTGATCGACAAGGGCAACCGGGTCGAGGGCAAGGTCACGATCCCCGAGGGCGCCCGGGTCGGCCAGATCGTCGAGCTGATCGCCGCCAACAGCGAGATCAAGGAGAAGGACCTGCTGGCCGCGCTCGACAAGCCCGAGACGCTGGGCCTGCCGGACGTCGCCAACCTCAACCCCGAGGGCTACCTGTTCCCCGCGACGTACGAGATCCCGCCGGGCACCTCCGCGACGGACCTGCTCAAGCAGATGGTCGCCAAGACGCTCGATGTCGCGAAGTCGCTCGACATCGGCACCCGGGCCCGGGCGCTCGGCCTGACCGGCGAGGAGGTGCTGACCGTCGCGAGCATCCTGGAGTACGAGGCCAACAACGAGGAGGACTACGCCAAGGTCGCGCGCGTGCTCTACAACCGCATCGACCAGGGCATGCCTTTGCAGCTGGACTCGACCGTGTCGTACGTCAGCAAGCGCAAGGGCGACGTCTTCACGACGCCCGAGGAGCGTGCCGACCCGTCGAAGTACAACACGTACCAGAACGCGGGTCTGCCGCCTGGACCGATCGGGTCGCCGGGCGAGAAGACCATCGAGGCCGCGCTCAACCCGGCCGAGGGCTCCTGGCTGTTCTTCGTCGCGGTGAACCTGGAGACCGGCGAGACGGTCTTCTCCGACACCTTCGGCGAGCACAACAAGGCGGTCGCGCAGCTGCAGGAGTACTGCAAGACGGCTCCGGAGGGTGTCTGCGGATGA
- a CDS encoding DUF6167 family protein → MRSRIVWFVAGSAAGIYSTVKTRRAAYRLSAPGLVDQAAALGLGWRAFSAEMQDGMQTRERDIIRRLTDDPQSSLSLEANRPDEAAPDKKAT, encoded by the coding sequence ATGAGGTCGCGCATCGTGTGGTTCGTCGCGGGCTCCGCGGCCGGGATCTACAGCACCGTCAAGACCCGCCGCGCCGCCTACCGGTTGTCGGCACCCGGCCTCGTCGACCAGGCCGCGGCGCTCGGCCTCGGCTGGCGGGCGTTCAGTGCCGAGATGCAGGACGGCATGCAGACCCGTGAGCGCGACATCATCCGTCGGCTGACCGACGACCCCCAGTCCTCCCTGAGCCTCGAGGCGAACCGCCCCGACGAGGCCGCACCCGACAAGAAGGCAACCTGA
- the aspS gene encoding aspartate--tRNA ligase, translating into MIRTHDAGSLRAENIGQQVTLAGWVARRRDHGGVAFIDLREASGVVQVVVREEVAHQLRAEYCIKVVGTVQQRPAGNENSAIPTGEIEVIADDVEILSAAAPLPFPIDDHVDVGEEARLKYRYLDLRRSGPAAAIRLRSKVNAAAREVLAGRDFVEIETPTLTRSTPEGARDFLVPARLKPGSWYALPQSPQLFKQLLMVGGMERYYQIARCYRDEDFRADRQPEFTQLDIEMSFVEQADVIELMEDIIRAMWSLIGYEVPTPIPHMTYADAMRRFGSDKPDLRMGQELVECTEFFKDTSFRVFQAEYVGAVVMPGGASQPRRQFDAWQEWAKQRGAKGLAYVTISEDGELGGPVAKNLSDAERAGLAGHVGAKPGDCIFFGAGATKATRGLLGAARLEIGERCGLIDKNAWEFVWVVDAPLFEPSGDAVASGDVAVGKGAWTAVHHAFTSPQDLETFDTDPGNALAWAYDIVCNGSELGGGSIRIHREDIQKRVFAVMGIEEAEAQEKFGFLLDAFTFGAPPHGGIAVGMDRICAMLAGADSIREVIAFPKSGGGYDPLTAAPAPITPEQRRDAGVDWKPKAETPDA; encoded by the coding sequence GTGATCCGCACCCATGACGCCGGAAGCCTGCGCGCCGAGAACATCGGCCAACAGGTCACGCTCGCCGGATGGGTCGCGCGTCGGCGAGACCACGGCGGTGTCGCCTTCATCGATCTGCGCGAGGCCTCGGGCGTCGTGCAGGTCGTCGTCCGCGAGGAGGTCGCGCACCAGCTGCGCGCCGAGTACTGCATCAAGGTCGTCGGCACCGTCCAGCAGCGGCCCGCGGGCAACGAGAACTCCGCGATCCCGACCGGTGAGATCGAGGTCATCGCGGACGACGTCGAGATCCTCAGCGCCGCGGCACCCCTGCCGTTCCCGATCGACGACCACGTGGATGTGGGCGAGGAGGCGCGCCTGAAGTACCGCTACCTCGACCTGCGCCGCTCGGGCCCCGCAGCGGCGATCCGTCTGCGCAGCAAGGTCAACGCCGCGGCCCGTGAGGTGCTGGCCGGGCGCGACTTCGTCGAGATCGAGACGCCGACGCTGACCCGCTCCACCCCTGAGGGCGCCCGTGACTTCCTCGTCCCGGCCCGGCTCAAGCCCGGCAGCTGGTACGCGTTGCCGCAGAGCCCGCAGCTGTTCAAGCAGCTGCTGATGGTCGGCGGCATGGAGCGCTACTACCAGATCGCGCGCTGCTACCGCGACGAGGACTTCCGCGCCGACCGCCAGCCCGAGTTCACCCAGCTCGACATCGAGATGAGCTTCGTCGAGCAGGCCGACGTCATCGAGCTGATGGAAGACATCATCCGCGCGATGTGGTCGCTCATCGGCTACGAGGTGCCGACTCCCATCCCGCACATGACGTACGCGGACGCGATGCGCCGCTTCGGCTCGGACAAGCCCGACCTGCGCATGGGCCAGGAGCTCGTCGAGTGCACCGAGTTCTTCAAGGACACCTCGTTCCGGGTGTTCCAGGCCGAGTACGTCGGTGCGGTCGTCATGCCGGGCGGAGCCTCCCAGCCGCGGCGTCAGTTCGACGCGTGGCAGGAGTGGGCCAAGCAGCGTGGTGCGAAGGGTCTCGCGTACGTCACGATCTCCGAGGACGGCGAGCTCGGCGGTCCGGTGGCCAAGAACCTGTCGGACGCCGAGCGGGCCGGTCTGGCCGGCCACGTCGGCGCGAAGCCGGGCGACTGCATTTTCTTCGGCGCCGGTGCCACGAAGGCGACTCGGGGCCTGCTGGGCGCTGCCCGCCTGGAGATCGGCGAGCGCTGCGGCCTGATCGACAAGAACGCCTGGGAGTTCGTCTGGGTCGTCGACGCGCCGCTGTTCGAGCCCTCCGGTGACGCGGTGGCGTCCGGTGACGTGGCGGTCGGCAAGGGCGCGTGGACCGCGGTGCACCACGCGTTCACCTCGCCGCAGGACCTCGAGACGTTCGACACCGATCCGGGCAACGCGCTCGCCTGGGCGTACGACATCGTCTGCAACGGCAGCGAGCTGGGCGGCGGGTCGATCCGTATCCACCGCGAGGACATCCAGAAGCGGGTGTTCGCGGTCATGGGCATCGAAGAGGCCGAGGCGCAGGAGAAGTTCGGCTTCCTGCTCGACGCGTTCACGTTCGGCGCCCCGCCGCACGGCGGCATCGCGGTCGGCATGGACCGGATCTGCGCGATGCTCGCCGGTGCGGACTCGATCCGTGAGGTCATCGCTTTCCCGAAGTCCGGCGGCGGCTACGACCCGCTGACCGCGGCGCCCGCGCCGATCACGCCCGAGCAGCGCCGCGACGCCGGCGTCGACTGGAAGCCGAAGGCGGAGACTCCCGACGCCTGA
- a CDS encoding MBL fold metallo-hydrolase, translating to MLLTSFPAGPLQANCYLVSRGPGTGCAIVDPGMDAMDGVRQVVAEHDLRPQAVLITHGHFDHMWNAQDVAATYDCPVWIHPDDRHLLSDPMAAISGQSAAMLRSQLGMTEMPEFAEPADVRDAVDGAEIEVDGLTFAVDHVPGHTPGTVFYRVDYDGPEDVSQIMFSGDFLFAGSIGRTDLTGGSHPQMLDSLRDRVLPLADDVVVLPGHGGQTSIGRERATNPFLEELMS from the coding sequence GTGCTCCTCACGTCATTTCCTGCCGGTCCGTTGCAGGCGAACTGCTACCTCGTCTCACGTGGCCCGGGCACGGGCTGTGCGATCGTCGATCCCGGCATGGACGCGATGGACGGCGTGCGCCAGGTCGTCGCCGAGCACGACCTGCGGCCCCAGGCCGTCCTCATCACCCACGGGCACTTCGACCACATGTGGAACGCCCAGGACGTCGCGGCGACGTACGACTGCCCGGTCTGGATCCACCCCGATGACCGGCACCTGCTGAGCGACCCGATGGCCGCGATCTCGGGCCAGTCCGCCGCGATGCTGCGGAGCCAGCTGGGCATGACCGAGATGCCCGAGTTCGCCGAGCCGGCCGACGTGCGCGATGCGGTCGACGGCGCCGAGATCGAGGTCGACGGGCTGACCTTCGCGGTCGACCACGTGCCGGGTCACACCCCGGGCACGGTCTTCTACCGCGTCGACTACGACGGGCCCGAGGACGTCTCGCAGATCATGTTCTCCGGCGACTTCCTGTTCGCCGGCTCGATCGGGCGCACCGACCTGACCGGCGGCTCACACCCCCAGATGCTCGACAGCCTGCGTGACCGCGTCCTCCCGCTGGCCGACGACGTCGTCGTGCTGCCCGGGCACGGCGGGCAGACGTCGATCGGCCGCGAGCGCGCGACCAACCCCTTCCTCGAGGAGCTGATGTCCTGA
- a CDS encoding shikimate dehydrogenase: MICAVVGSPIAHSLSPVMHRAAYAELGLDWAYEAVEVHEGELGAFVGALGDDVRGLSVTAPLKREAAAAAHQHDEVVETLGVANTLVVDDGMLSAYNTDVPGAIAAIQEVGVKAPRTARVLGGGATATSMALALVRLGVEELSFVVRDPARAVEATQVARGRGIEVHVRNIDEPLIEKVDLLVSTVPDEAVGSRSYELADSSRAVFDVVYDPWPTSLGRAAVEAGLPVVSGIDLLAHQAALQVELMTGSIVSPQLLRDAALSALSPR; the protein is encoded by the coding sequence ATGATCTGTGCCGTCGTGGGCTCGCCGATCGCCCACTCGCTGTCACCTGTGATGCACCGTGCGGCGTACGCCGAGCTCGGGCTGGACTGGGCCTACGAGGCGGTCGAGGTCCACGAGGGCGAGCTGGGCGCGTTCGTGGGTGCGCTCGGCGACGACGTGCGCGGACTGTCCGTGACCGCTCCGCTCAAGCGGGAGGCCGCGGCCGCCGCGCACCAGCACGACGAGGTCGTCGAGACCCTGGGCGTGGCCAACACGCTGGTCGTCGACGACGGGATGCTCTCGGCCTACAACACCGACGTGCCGGGAGCGATCGCCGCGATCCAGGAGGTCGGCGTCAAGGCGCCCCGCACCGCGCGCGTCCTGGGCGGCGGCGCGACGGCGACCTCGATGGCCCTGGCGCTGGTACGGCTCGGCGTCGAGGAGCTGAGCTTCGTCGTGCGGGACCCCGCGCGCGCGGTCGAGGCCACCCAGGTCGCCCGTGGACGGGGGATCGAGGTCCACGTGCGCAACATCGACGAGCCGTTGATCGAGAAGGTCGACCTGCTGGTGTCGACCGTGCCCGATGAGGCCGTCGGCTCCCGCTCGTACGAGCTCGCCGACTCCTCCCGGGCCGTCTTCGACGTCGTGTACGACCCGTGGCCGACCAGTCTCGGCCGGGCCGCCGTCGAGGCCGGCCTGCCGGTGGTCTCGGGCATCGACCTGCTCGCCCACCAGGCCGCCCTCCAGGTCGAGCTGATGACCGGCTCGATCGTCTCTCCACAGCTGCTCCGCGACGCCGCCCTGTCCGCCCTGTCTCCTCGCTAG
- the alaS gene encoding alanine--tRNA ligase — MQTAEIRRRFLDHFEKAGHTVVPSAPLLFDDPNLLFVNAGMVPFKPYFLGQETPPWHTATSVQKCVRTLDIEEVGKTTRHGTFFQMNGNFSFGDYFKEGAITHAWGLITGSVDEGGLGIDPDKIWVTVLHTDQESRALWKKVAGLPDERIQDRGLLDNYWHMGVPGPGGPCSEIYVDRGPEFGPDGGPIVDEDRFLEIWNLVFMQEEITNVRAKDQFDVLGELPNKNIDTGMGLERVAYLLQGKHNLYEIDEVFPVIEKASEVSGRVYGKDHTDDVRFRVIADHVRSGLMLMGDGVTPGNEARGYVLRRLLRRAVRSMRLLGFEDPALPLLLPVSLERMKASYPELEADFPRIAQIAYAEEDTFRQTLGKGTQIFESAAVAVKDKGGTSLSGDQAFALHDTYGFPIDLTLEMASEQGLSVDEEGFRALMAEQRSRAKADARAKKGSHADTTVYRAALDANGPTDWQAYTTLTTESRVLALIAAGSTVLAIAAGTIGEVVLDRTPFYAESGGQNADAGHLVWDGGRAEVLDVQRPVRGLVVHQVRVLDGELTLDATLEAAVDPEWRLGARQAHSGTHIVHAALREVLGPTALQSGSYNRPGYLRLDYGWSGALSPEQLHSVEEVSNRALRADLPVTARIMSLAAAREWGALALFGETYGEDVRVVEIGGPWSRELCGGTHVDHSSQVGTVVITSDGSVGAGNRRVEALTGIEGFQYLAKERDVVRQLTDILKTQPDDVPGRVQDLMDRLKAAEKAAEKIKAAQLLGAAGDIAASAKDVGGVAYVGHHAAGAGGGDVRTIALDIRKRLADRPAVVVVIGDAGDKPAAVVALNPAAQERGLSANDLIKVVGQQIGGKGGGKADVAQGGGSDVAGIPAALAAVEAALA, encoded by the coding sequence ATGCAGACCGCGGAGATCCGCCGCCGATTCCTCGACCACTTCGAGAAGGCGGGACACACCGTCGTGCCCTCGGCGCCGTTGCTGTTCGACGACCCCAACCTCTTGTTCGTCAACGCCGGCATGGTGCCGTTCAAGCCGTACTTCCTCGGCCAGGAGACCCCGCCGTGGCACACCGCGACGAGCGTGCAGAAGTGCGTGCGCACCCTCGACATCGAGGAGGTCGGCAAGACCACCCGCCACGGCACGTTCTTCCAGATGAACGGCAACTTCTCGTTCGGTGACTACTTCAAGGAAGGCGCCATCACGCACGCGTGGGGCCTGATCACCGGATCCGTCGACGAGGGCGGCCTCGGCATCGACCCCGACAAGATCTGGGTCACGGTGCTGCACACCGATCAGGAGTCGCGCGCGCTGTGGAAGAAGGTCGCCGGGCTGCCCGACGAGCGCATCCAGGACCGCGGCCTGCTCGACAACTACTGGCACATGGGCGTCCCCGGACCGGGCGGACCCTGCAGCGAGATCTACGTGGACCGTGGCCCCGAGTTCGGCCCCGACGGCGGACCAATCGTCGACGAGGACCGCTTCCTGGAGATCTGGAACCTCGTGTTCATGCAGGAGGAGATCACCAACGTCCGCGCCAAGGACCAGTTCGACGTCCTCGGCGAGCTGCCCAACAAGAACATCGACACCGGCATGGGCCTGGAGCGGGTCGCGTACCTGCTCCAGGGCAAGCACAACCTCTACGAGATCGACGAGGTCTTCCCGGTCATCGAGAAGGCGTCGGAGGTCTCCGGTCGCGTCTACGGCAAGGACCACACCGACGACGTGCGCTTCCGGGTCATCGCCGACCACGTCCGCAGCGGGCTGATGCTGATGGGCGACGGCGTGACGCCGGGCAACGAGGCCCGCGGGTACGTCCTGCGCCGGCTGCTGCGCCGCGCGGTGCGCTCGATGCGCCTGCTCGGCTTCGAGGACCCCGCGCTGCCGCTGCTGCTGCCGGTCAGCCTGGAGCGCATGAAGGCGTCCTATCCCGAGCTCGAGGCCGACTTCCCGCGCATCGCACAGATCGCGTACGCGGAGGAGGACACGTTCCGCCAGACCCTCGGCAAGGGCACGCAGATCTTCGAGAGCGCAGCCGTCGCGGTCAAGGACAAGGGCGGCACCTCGCTGTCCGGCGACCAGGCGTTCGCCCTGCACGACACGTACGGCTTCCCGATCGACCTGACGCTGGAGATGGCCTCGGAGCAGGGCCTCAGCGTCGACGAGGAGGGCTTCCGCGCGCTCATGGCCGAGCAGCGCTCGCGCGCCAAGGCCGACGCCAGGGCCAAGAAGGGCAGCCACGCCGACACCACGGTCTACCGCGCCGCGCTCGACGCCAACGGCCCGACCGACTGGCAGGCGTACACGACGCTCACCACCGAGTCGCGCGTGCTCGCGCTCATCGCGGCAGGCTCCACCGTGCTGGCGATCGCCGCCGGCACGATCGGTGAGGTCGTGCTCGACCGCACCCCGTTCTATGCCGAGTCAGGCGGCCAGAACGCAGACGCCGGCCACCTCGTGTGGGACGGCGGACGCGCCGAGGTGCTCGACGTGCAGCGTCCCGTGCGCGGTCTCGTCGTGCACCAGGTGCGTGTGCTCGACGGTGAGCTCACCCTCGACGCCACGCTCGAGGCGGCCGTCGACCCGGAGTGGCGTCTCGGCGCGCGCCAGGCGCACTCGGGCACCCACATCGTGCACGCGGCGCTGCGCGAGGTGCTCGGCCCCACCGCGCTGCAGTCCGGCTCCTACAACCGGCCCGGCTACCTGCGCCTCGACTACGGCTGGAGCGGCGCGCTGTCGCCCGAGCAGCTGCACAGCGTCGAGGAGGTCTCCAACCGCGCGCTGCGCGCGGACCTGCCCGTCACCGCACGCATCATGTCGCTGGCCGCGGCCCGCGAGTGGGGAGCCCTCGCGCTGTTCGGCGAGACGTACGGCGAGGACGTGCGCGTCGTCGAGATCGGCGGACCGTGGTCCCGCGAGCTGTGCGGCGGCACCCACGTCGACCACTCCTCGCAGGTCGGCACGGTCGTCATCACGTCCGACGGATCGGTCGGCGCGGGCAACCGGCGCGTCGAGGCCCTCACCGGCATCGAGGGCTTCCAGTACCTCGCCAAGGAGCGCGACGTCGTCCGCCAGCTCACCGACATCCTCAAGACCCAGCCCGACGACGTGCCCGGCCGCGTGCAGGACCTGATGGACCGCCTCAAGGCAGCCGAGAAGGCGGCCGAGAAGATCAAGGCCGCGCAGCTGCTCGGCGCCGCAGGCGACATCGCCGCATCGGCCAAGGACGTGGGCGGCGTCGCGTACGTCGGTCACCACGCTGCCGGTGCGGGCGGGGGAGACGTGCGCACGATCGCGCTCGACATCCGCAAGCGCCTCGCCGACCGTCCCGCGGTCGTCGTCGTGATCGGCGACGCGGGCGACAAGCCCGCCGCGGTCGTGGCGCTCAACCCTGCGGCCCAGGAGCGTGGACTGTCGGCCAACGACCTCATCAAGGTCGTCGGCCAGCAGATCGGCGGCAAGGGCGGCGGCAAGGCGGACGTCGCGCAGGGCGGCGGCTCCGACGTCGCCGGCATCCCGGCCGCGCTCGCGGCGGTCGAGGCGGCGCTCGCCTGA
- the hisS gene encoding histidine--tRNA ligase: MATKLSGFPEFLPRERIVEQQVLDHLRRTFELHGFAGIETRAVEPLDVLLRKGEIDKEVYAVKRLAAADGEPAELALHYDLTVPFARYVLENAGKLEFPFRRWQIQKVWRGERPQQGRFREFTQADIDIVARDVLPFHFDIEVARVMAEALAGLPIPTPTLQISNRKILEGFYLGLGIEQPAAVMQVVDKLDKVPADKIRELLLEQGLDGTQADRVLALAEIVTTDTSFVARVEALGVEHEMLAEGLSELAQVVEGAGGVEGVIVTADLRIARGLDYYTGTVFETRLAGWEHLGSICSGGRYDQLAQDRRSTYPGVGISLGVSRLLVPLGLSASRSVPSAVLVAVDSEDSRAESNAIAGRLRARGIPTEVAAKADKFGKQIQNAEKRGIPYVWFPPSAVKDIRSGDQVDADPDQWMPPTIDLTPSISPKEQNT, encoded by the coding sequence ATGGCGACCAAGCTGTCGGGCTTCCCCGAGTTCCTGCCGCGCGAGCGGATCGTCGAGCAGCAGGTGCTGGACCACCTGCGCCGCACGTTCGAGCTCCACGGCTTTGCGGGCATCGAGACGCGCGCGGTCGAGCCGCTCGACGTCCTGCTGCGCAAGGGCGAGATCGACAAGGAGGTCTACGCCGTCAAGCGGCTGGCCGCCGCGGACGGGGAGCCGGCCGAGCTCGCGCTGCACTACGACCTGACGGTCCCGTTCGCCCGGTACGTCCTGGAGAACGCGGGCAAGCTCGAGTTCCCGTTCCGCCGCTGGCAGATCCAGAAGGTCTGGCGCGGTGAGCGTCCCCAGCAGGGTCGCTTCCGCGAGTTCACCCAGGCCGACATCGACATCGTCGCGCGGGACGTGCTGCCGTTCCACTTCGACATCGAGGTCGCCCGCGTGATGGCCGAGGCGCTGGCCGGGCTGCCGATCCCGACGCCCACCCTCCAGATCAGCAACCGCAAGATCCTCGAGGGCTTCTACCTGGGGCTGGGCATCGAGCAGCCCGCGGCCGTCATGCAGGTCGTCGACAAGCTCGACAAGGTGCCGGCGGACAAGATCCGCGAGCTCCTGCTCGAGCAGGGGCTCGACGGGACGCAGGCCGATCGCGTGCTGGCGCTGGCCGAGATCGTCACGACCGACACCTCCTTCGTGGCGCGCGTCGAGGCGCTCGGCGTCGAGCACGAGATGCTCGCCGAGGGCCTGTCCGAGCTCGCCCAGGTCGTCGAGGGCGCCGGAGGGGTCGAGGGCGTCATCGTCACGGCCGACCTGCGCATCGCCCGCGGCCTGGACTACTACACCGGCACGGTCTTCGAGACCCGGCTGGCCGGCTGGGAGCACCTCGGCTCGATCTGCTCGGGCGGCCGCTACGACCAGCTCGCGCAGGACCGCCGCTCGACGTACCCTGGCGTCGGCATCTCGCTCGGCGTCTCGCGCCTGCTCGTGCCGCTCGGCCTGTCGGCGTCCCGCTCGGTGCCGTCCGCGGTGCTCGTCGCGGTGGACTCGGAGGACTCGCGCGCCGAGAGCAATGCGATCGCCGGACGTCTGCGGGCGCGCGGCATCCCCACGGAGGTCGCCGCGAAGGCCGACAAGTTCGGCAAGCAGATCCAGAACGCCGAGAAGCGCGGGATCCCGTACGTCTGGTTCCCGCCGTCCGCCGTCAAGGACATCCGCAGCGGTGACCAGGTCGACGCCGACCCGGACCAGTGGATGCCACCTACCATCGACTTGACCCCCTCGATCTCCCCCAAGGAGCAGAACACGTGA
- a CDS encoding replication-associated recombination protein A, producing MSSDGLFDIPDAPPTTGSGGGSLSGNTHSSAPLAVRMRPRSLDELVGQQHLLAPGSPLRQMIDGNQPLTILLWGPPGTGKTTIASLLSAHTDRRFVEVSAVSAGVKEVRETIAGARRALAQTGVETVLFVDEVHRFSKSQQDALLPGVENRWVSLVAATTENPHFSVISPLLSRSLLLTLESLTDDDIGVLVDRALTDKRGLGGAVTLTEEARSHLVRLAGGDGRRVLTYLEAAAGAATTQGKAEIDVEDAALAVDKAAVRYDRQGDQHYDVISAFIKSIRGSDVDAALHYLARMIEAGEDPRFIARRLMIHASEDIGMADPTALPLATATAQAVAMIGFPEARIPLAQAVIHLAAAPKSNSVVVAIDRAQADVRAGKVGTVPPALRDAHYSGAKKLGHGHDYRYPHNDPRGVVGQQYAPDDVDGATYYEPGDHGFEARVSERLAMIRKILRDR from the coding sequence ATGAGCTCCGACGGCCTGTTCGACATCCCGGACGCTCCGCCGACGACGGGCAGCGGTGGGGGAAGCCTCAGCGGCAACACCCACTCCTCGGCGCCGCTGGCCGTACGCATGCGGCCGCGCTCGCTCGACGAGCTCGTGGGCCAGCAGCACCTGCTCGCGCCGGGCTCCCCGTTGCGGCAGATGATCGACGGCAACCAGCCGCTCACGATCCTGCTGTGGGGCCCGCCCGGCACGGGCAAGACCACGATCGCGAGCCTGCTGAGCGCCCACACCGACCGCCGCTTCGTCGAGGTCTCGGCGGTGTCCGCAGGCGTCAAGGAGGTCCGCGAGACGATCGCCGGCGCCCGCCGGGCCCTCGCGCAGACCGGTGTCGAGACTGTTTTGTTCGTCGACGAGGTGCACCGGTTCAGCAAGTCCCAGCAGGACGCCCTGCTGCCCGGTGTCGAGAACAGGTGGGTGTCGCTGGTCGCGGCGACGACCGAGAACCCGCACTTCAGCGTGATCTCGCCGCTGCTGAGCCGCAGCCTGCTGCTCACCCTGGAGAGCCTCACCGACGACGACATCGGCGTGCTGGTCGACCGCGCGCTCACCGACAAGCGTGGTCTCGGTGGTGCGGTGACGCTGACCGAGGAGGCCAGGTCCCATCTCGTACGCCTCGCGGGCGGCGACGGCCGGCGCGTGCTGACGTACCTCGAGGCCGCCGCGGGTGCCGCCACGACCCAGGGCAAGGCCGAGATCGACGTCGAGGACGCGGCGCTCGCGGTCGACAAGGCGGCGGTCCGCTACGACCGGCAGGGCGATCAGCACTACGACGTCATCAGTGCGTTCATCAAGTCGATCAGGGGCTCCGACGTCGACGCCGCGCTGCACTACCTGGCGCGGATGATCGAGGCGGGGGAGGACCCGCGCTTCATCGCCCGCCGGCTGATGATCCATGCGAGCGAGGACATCGGCATGGCCGACCCGACCGCGCTGCCGCTGGCCACCGCGACCGCGCAGGCCGTCGCCATGATCGGCTTCCCCGAGGCCCGGATCCCGCTGGCCCAGGCCGTGATCCACCTCGCGGCCGCCCCCAAGTCCAACTCGGTCGTGGTCGCGATCGACCGCGCACAGGCCGACGTCCGCGCGGGCAAGGTCGGCACGGTGCCGCCCGCGCTGCGTGACGCGCACTACTCGGGGGCCAAGAAGCTCGGGCACGGGCACGACTACCGCTACCCGCACAACGACCCGCGCGGCGTGGTCGGTCAGCAGTACGCACCCGACGACGTCGACGGCGCGACCTACTACGAGCCCGGCGACCACGGATTCGAGGCCCGGGTCAGCGAACGGCTCGCGATGATCCGCAAGATCCTGCGCGACCGTTGA